The genomic interval ACAGGGATAAAGCAAAATAGGCCAAATGTGATGTTTATTGGATCACACAGGAGcaatttaaaagggaaatcaagtagaaaaagactttttttaaaaaaagtatagtTGTGAAGTTATTTATTTCCAAACCACAATGGCCAgagctgaaaatgaaaaaaaaagactgcagatacttgaaatctgaaataaagacagtaaatgctgaaaacatttgcaaatcaggcagcaactgtagaaagagagacagagttcacatttcaggtcctgaAATGTAACCCCTCTTTACActaatgcagcctgacctattgtttccagcattttctgttttgatttttatatttccagcatctgcaatctttttcaTTTTTCAAGGGCAATCGTTTCTTTCAGTGAGTAGCTTAGGATGGGATCTAGGGATCCAGTGGAAATGTTCAGTTGAAATGAGAGGTCAGACATGACCTTGTCAAGTGCCGCAGCACGCTTGAGGGGCTGTAGGACGTGCTACACGTGCTCAATCGGCACTTCCTACTTATTTCTTGCTCAGTAACAGGGGACAGAGATTTAAAGCACCCAGTGCAAGGattagagatttttttttcatccccaACTCAGTGGGAGTCTAGAACTCGTGAGTGAAAGGGCGGTGGAAGCCAGAGTCCCTCTGCACCTGGCTGAACACCTGGAGAGCCAAATCCTGCAGGAAGAAGagctgggaaataggattaacTTGAAGTTCATTTGGAGACAGGATGGACCAGTAGCCTCTTTCCAGTGCTTAAATTTCTATGTTTCAAGGAAATGGGCTATGGAATGGTAGATTGGGCCTTTCTCATTGAGGGGAATGTCTAGGTGAGGACTCTACATTTGAGCAAAGGGAAGACCAATGTAAATACCGTCACTTTGTTGCCTCTGCTTCTCATGTTCGCTTGCTGATTAGGTAGATTACTGATGGGCTTTGATGGCTTTCGGATAAACATATGTCTCAGCTAAATCCTTCCACTTTTTAGAATGAAAGATATGCCGATTGAGCACGTCAATGGGAGCTTCGACGTACAGCGGCAGATAAATCGTGTGTTCTTCCGATGGAGGCAAATGAATTGAAGCTCAGATCACGGCTTCTCACACAGTCCGCTGTTACGCGTTTTAGCCTGAAAGGACCGAGGAGGAACCGACTCTTTCCCGAAAGGAAACGCGGGTTGGAATCTCAGACGAACACATTTCACTACCGCTCCTAATACACGGGGCTGTCGAAAATAGAGTGTACTCGACTTTTCGGCCATTTCTTAAACTTTATTTGAAAATACGTCAGAAGCAAACGATACTTCAGCATTTCATTAGAGTCAGGCTACAAATTCTGAAATGCTGCTGCATTTACACATAGCACACTGGAGTAATTAATACAAATCAGCAGGAATACAGACAGATGCAGAACGCCTATCAACCACGGGTGCGACGGCACCGCTGcccgggacacacacacacacaactctttCCTCCAACGCAAAGTGtcgcttccctcccacagacaGGAAAAGAAACAATACAActctttcttaatttttttcccttaattCGCGTTTATGGAGGTCTATGCCTCCAAGACAGCCACGGCGCTCAACCTAACAAGAATTATTCCTGCACACAATAGATTAAAACCAAGAGTGCATGTTTTATAAATCTGAATGTCAGGTAATGAATACAAAAATATCAAATTGCACTGGTTTAATTGAAAAAAACACCCTTCCCCCCCGTTGTCATTTATTTGATAGATTATTTGCACAGTCGTGAGGACGAAAGTTTGTAGACTGGTCCGGAAGCTGCTCTCCCGACGCCTCCAGACTCCGCGGGTCTGTTACGGTGGGTGACCACTGGTGAAGCAGCATGTTACCACGAGAGGGAAAGAAGATTTCATTGCAGTGGAAACGAAGATCTTTAATCAGACTTCCGTAGATTATTCCGTCACTACAGAAAGCGCAGCCACTGTGCACATGCCTGTGGATGTTCTACTCCACGTAGGTCCTGCCGAAAAGATGAACGAGTGACGGATTACTTCAATGTCGATCCCACCCCCGTTCTGATTAATAGAGTAACacaacatagaaacaagcccttcggcccaactcgtccctgccgaccaagatgctcatctaagctagtcccacttgcccgcgtttgacccatatccctcttaacctttcctaaccacgtacatagaacagtacagcacaggaacaggtccttcggcccacgatattatgccaatttaaacgaaatctcttctgcctgcacgaccAATACCCTTCATactcatatgcctgtctaaaggTCCCTTCAACGCCACCGTCGtgtctgcttccagcaccacacccggcagcacgttccagtcACACTGCATGGATAAATATTAACGTTACAATATATCTAATGAATACAGGGGCTGggtgaaaacaaaatgcttaaaGAGTCAGCAGCTCGGGCGGTATCTGTGGCGAGAAGATTGGTGACTCAAGACCTTTATTAAACGTTAAATCCCGTCAAAGTGCTGTCACCGAGGATGAAGGTATTTGTATACCGGAGCTCGCGGCTGTTTGGCAAACTGCCCTATGTTTGGTTCAAGCATGCGAGGGAAAACTACTGGAGCTGAGAGCCTGGTGCACAATAATCCTTCAATTTTTTCCACACCTCACAGCGAATTTAACGCTCAGCATTAGGCACAACGCTCAGAACGGCAGTTTGAAGGTCGGCTTGCTCGCCAGTGTTGAAGCCGGTTGAAAACCCATAGCATATTGGAATAACTTTTCCTCGCCCAGTGGGAAAGATTCAGATCATGGTCTGTTACCCAAATTGATAGCTTTCCTCCAGGCGGGTACCGGTGCGATTGCACTCTCCCTACGGATCTAACATCCATGGAGCAAGTCCCTTTGGGTCCGACCTTCCCATGACCCGGACCTGTCCGTCTCTGCCTCTATTAGTTACCCTTCACTGAACAAGGTCCTGGACACTATTCATACTAGCACTGCTGTGCGTCTTGACTACATTAGACCGAGGGGCGACCTTTAGGCCATTCAAATCTAATTACTGACTCCAGGGTGTGCACATGGGGCAACGTCCCGCGCGGTGATAAAATAGCAAAATGACCCAAACATTATTCAGTTCAATAGATAAATAGGTATCAAGTAAAATTACTCATTTAGGACGTTAAATGTTATGGACGTACTTTCCCGCACAGACCCAAATAAGCAGCGAAAAGGGTCAAATTCCCAATCCAGTTCCTCCGTTTAACACGTGGGTTAAAAAGTGAATTTGTTGAAACTCATCTTGTAGAAAGCGAGTTAGTTTCTGGAAATTTTCACCGGAGTTTAATGAATTAGAACCCGATTGACTCAGTTTGAAGATACTTAAACCTGTGCCGAATCCACGTTTAATACAATGAAGGTTTGGCCATTGATTAATCTAATGACCCCTGGAAACATTGTCAATGAAGGGGAGTTCCGCGCGGGGTTTTTCTGTGGAAACTTTTCTAAATCAAATCATTTATTCGAGATTTATTCGGAAGGAATCAGACAAGAAAACTTCACAAAGAGCCGACAAATAAATAACGAGAACAAATCGGTTTGCGAGACTTTCAGTTTTTCACCTTCACACAAGCTCCTACTTCAAACAATAAATTCAAAGTTGCGGGAGCTTTCTAACAATTGCCAGATAACGCCCCCACTCAGAACAGAGCAACTCACGCGTGCGTTGTCATCCACTTGGTGTAATGGTTGATTAGATTCCTGGTACTGGGCAATTTGGGATGCAGACAGTATTGCTGACGCCGGGAACGAGCCGTGGTAACGCTGCGAAAAAAAGTGTACAAATAAAAGGTTACAAGTGTTTCAAAAGTTACACCGAAGAAATTAAAcgttgtttattttgttaaaagaaaTTCTCCAATGCATCAGGGAACTCACTAGATCATTTTCTCTTTACAGAAGGGGTATCGCGCTTTAATTTCTACCTTCTGGACGTCCTTGTAGCTGATCTTCGGTCTCTTCCGAATGCACTTGCATTTATAAGCTACAGAAAAAGGGAAAACGTTTGCTTAATacctcaaaaaaaaagacaacgTCCATTCCGTGATACCGTCACATAGTTCAAGAACTCGAAGACATTGATTTTGCATTATATCATGAGGGGAATCTTACACCCGGAGCTTACATAACATTTTTCTACAAGTTTCTAATGTAACTTCCACATTATGCGGTGTTTTACGGGCGTACGCACAAATATTACCCTGTATTATTTTCAAGGAAGAGTTTCTGGCGAAAGGGATATTGGACGTGGGTAGGGGTCGGCAAGCTGGAGGAAATGATCGCAGCCAACTCACCCTCCACATCAATGGAGCAAATAacgaggagcaggaggaggaaggCGGCGCTCATCAAGCCCTTCATGGCTGGACGATATTCAGGAGCAATCACGATGTCAACAAGTCTGATCTCCCCAGTGTTGTAACTCCTTCCCTCTGCCGACTTTAGTTCTGAACGCATCCCCTCCAGCTCCTCTCGTTTATAATGAACCCTCATTAATATGCAGAGCAATCTGACGAATCATAGTTGTTACCTAAAGACGGAAGAAAGGGGGAAGGAGAGCAGCCAGGCGGAGAGGCAGGCGCGGGGGGCGGCGCAGCCCGGTCTGCCAGAGGAGGAGAATTGCCTCAGACCAGGCGGCGACCAGGTACAGCAGCAGTCAGCAGTCAGCAGTCAGTCAGCAGGTGGCCGCAAGCTGCAGCCTCCCCGGGCCCTCTGATCTTTGCGCGCTGTTTACAAGTTGGACATTGCAATACACTGACTAAACGAGCGCGGGGGCATTTTCAATCCGGCTGGGCGAGCtggattccaccccctccccaagagcAGGCGGAGGCACGATGGGAAGAACATTCTCCTTCTATGTTGCACAACACTTTGTGAATAGTAATTCACAAGAGATTATTTGGATATATAATTGCAAAGGACAAGATTGCAGGGCTTTGGAGAAAGAGCAAAAGAGTAACTTGAAATTGGCCGTTTTCCTTCACAACAAgatcagtattttgttttatgaaATATATGCAAACTCTCCCCTTGatgtgtggaagtcaaagacagaatTCCAAGTAACAGAGTTCTAACCAATATGACTGGACACAATCTTCTTATTTTtacaacctgaaataaaagctatGTTCTCCAATACATTCACTACAAGAAGCTAAGGATGTGTGTATGTGTTGGGGGATGGGGTAGGGGCAGTGGCAGGGGAAGGGTATCAGCCTTACATGGTGCCTACCCCATAGTTCCCATGCATAGGTTACTCTTTGCTTGATTGTAACCCTCTGTGTGTATTCCTGGACCTGGGAGCATGAACAGTTGGCAAAACTCAGTCATAAACTGGTCCTTCAGTGGTTTTGAGTggacatctttcactgagttaatgGTCTGATGTCCGACTCCTGCGGATCCCAGGGAATAGTCCATTGGCGATGGAATACCATATTGTCTGGTGAAGAGAAATTCTATTAGGTAATAACATTAGCCCTTTAACCAACCTAAAGCACATTATTTAGCCAGTTATGAGATTTTACCGTGCAAAAACTGGCTACTATGCTGGTTGGCATAGAAAGAGAaaacacacttcaaaagtaatccaTCAGTTATGAGGAACTTGAGCATTTTTTACAGCATAATTGTCATTTAAATGTAAATTCATTCCGTTGGGAATCAGCTCAAAATTCAGGCAGCAAAAAAGTATTTCAGAACTTAAGGGTTTGAGACAAAGATTGATTGTGTCAATTTATCAGAATTAGAATTCTGATAAATTCTGATTATTTAGGTAATTTAAGAAAATTAATTCTTTGTTTGTAATCTTCTGTTACATTTTTCATGTCTAATGAAATACAATGGTCCTGGCATCATCAGTGCTCATCTGTCATGCAAATGTAATGCAGGTTACCAAGTCCAAATCAATGATGAGTTACTTTTATAACCATAGCTCCAACTCTTGAAATAAACTGAAGGACCTTGTACCCTTCCTCATCAGTTTCATTTGTGTGTTAAGGAAAGAGCAGCTGCTGTTAGCAAAAAACAGTTTGTTTCTTTAATTCAGTACCAGTTGGGAAACAAAGGAGGAGATCACTGGGGCCCTGATagaaatttttgcatcttcattataCAAAGATAAGTTacaagaggattggagggtagctaatattgttcttttatttaggaagggcagctgggataagccaagtaactacaggccagtgagctttacatcaatagtagggaaatatattggagaaaattctaaggaatGGGATATATGTACATTTGAAAAGGCATCTATCTCTGACtatgattagggatagtcggcatggctttcaGGAAGCTAAATCCTGAATCActaatttgattcagtttttgaAGCGGTAACACACAGCTTGATGAatgcagggcagtagatgtggtctctgtggacatttgacaaggtcccacatgataggctggtccaaaaggttaagacACACAGGATCCAAGGTGGCCtagctgattggatccaaaattggcttggtgataggaggcagaaggcaatggtggaaggatgttttcccagagagtggttgatatctgaaatgtgctgccagagaaggtggtggaatcagatacaattactatatttaagaggcatttcaacaGTCACTTAAAtaggcataaaaggatatggtATCTAATgagattcgtgtagatgggcaaaaatgttactgtggacatggtgagccgaatggcccatttctgcgcCGTACGACTCAAAACACAAATGTGTAAGGATCAAAACACAAATTTGCAGTCCCAATTGTTGGAAATAGAGCTTGTAAACTTCTATTAATTTATTATCAGTTTGCTacattaattaataaaaaaatgttttttttaaacaatgctgtTCATTTCCTTGGGACATCATAATACTTCAGATTGAGATGAAGAGAGCTACTAAAATGCCTTGTGGgtcctgttgtaatgtaggaaataagataaggtttctttctttattagtcacatgtacatcgaaacacacagtgaaatgcatctttgcgtagaatgttcttggggcagcccgcaaatgtcgccacacttccggtgccaacatagcatgcccacaacttcctaacccgtatgtctttagaatgtgggaggaaaccagagcactcagaggaaacccacgcaggcacagggagaaagtacaaactccttacagacagcagcgggaattgaacccaggtcactggtgctgtaatagctacactaccatgccatcatACTGCATAGgtaatttgcacagagcaaagTCCTACagagagcaatgtgataataaatagtttttttaattttacagtgATGTTGCACAAATGGGGAAATATTGGTCAGGTTCTCAAGCACATGAAGGAAACTTTCCTGTTCCACAAAATAATTAGGCCCATTGGAGACACATCAGTTTAACATCATCAACGGACACTTCCTCCTGATGATACAGCACTCCCCAAGAACTGTACTGCAACACTGGTCTAAAATTTTCCACTCGACCTCCAGAGTGGGCACGAGTGTTTTGGTGCAGACATAAGTGTCATTAACTAAGCCATGGTTGTCACATGTTTGTGCCTGCGTCTGGCTGTTGCAATAGATCAGCAGAGTGCCTTTTTTATCTTTAGGGTTTGAATTTGGGACAATGCTGGAGATGTTTTTGTAAATGGGATTCTCTTTTAAGATTAAAGAGAGTATTAAAACCTGTAGCATTTGGGAAATTTTGAGTACCTTTTTACTGAGTTAATTGTACTGTTATAAAGTGCTTTATGACCATATACTAAGGCAGTTGGAATAAAGGAGAATTATTATGTTAACAAGCTCTCACAACAAGTAGTGAGCAACTATTGAATCTGTTATGCATAACAACTCACAATAAAAATTGATGTTAACTTGTTTTACCTTTTAGTATGTATTCATGCCTAAATTGGCAGAATGGACTTTATGAATATAGTATGAGAAAATCAGTAAGGAGggtaggggagtgggggtggtctGGTGCTGTGGGTGGGGTTGTTGGTTGTGGGATTCCAGTGGACTTAGAAATACAGAAACTAGAAATAAACTGTGAATATTCACAGATCTGAACTAAATTCATTTTCTCTCCTAAGGCCCAAACTTCCTTGGTGGGGAGCagaatttgttttcaaatctccttactaaaagggaaaatgaagaaggcacagaaatatcctggtaaacatctCCCCCTAAATTTTACAACCGTGTTTCTGGAACCCTGGGCAGACACACATTGAGCCAGGGGCTAAAGAGAGAAAAAGCTTGGAGGAATTGATGGGGAGGCAAAGGAAAAGTGTCTCAGCGAGAATGCTTAAACATGTATCTCACTGGAGGAGCGAGGTAACCAAGAGGTTGGAAATGTATCTCAGCAAAAATCTTGGAAATGTTCTTCATTATATGAAGGAATTGGAATAAAAAGTCCCAAACCAGCAGGGTAGAGGAGGTGAGATTAGGAAATGCCCCGTTGGAGAATAAAGGGAAGTTATTCTAATTGAAGATGGGAAATCACTCAATAGATAAATTGTAAAGGTACCTTGGGACAAAACTAGAAACTGGGTTCAATTGGTTAGTGTTAGGTTGGGGGGAAAGGAGAAGAAAAGAGTGTGCCCCACTTTCCCAGAAACAGAGTTGCTGGGATGTAACACCAGCCTCAATCACCTTAATGAGCATTGCATATTACTTCCAAATGTTGCTTCCGTTGACTTTCACCAGTTGTCAGTTCCAGTTGCATTGCTGTGAATAGATCCTGACATGTTTTAATCAAATAAACCTCAACTTTACACCAGTAAAGAGGttctgacattttgttttaaagttatgACTAACTGTACCCATGAAGTTTCTTCACTTCTGAACTGGCACTAGGTTCTGCAAGATGTAATAATTCTTgggacttcctgtactccagTGCTGAAGACTGATAAATGGTTGTTGGAGATCTCATGTATGTTTGTAAATAATGTCTTCACCTGAGTTGCAATGGGTGTGTTGGACTGTGGTggacaaaatactgcagaagttCAGCCTTCAGGTTTGTTCAGCACCTAAGACATTGGTTACAAACACTGCCAAAGCTCAATTTTCAGGTCCTTTCTCAGAGTGTCATCTAAAGATTAACTGCTAGCAAGGTAACTGTGGGTTGCTTGCAAAAGAGCTTCAATTCATCTTGAATTAAAATAGTCTGATCATTTCGTCGTTTTGTAATCAAGCAgcaggtaccaagatacagtgcgaTTGGTGGTGAATGGGCCCTTCCAATGCACTCTGTCCAAAATGCCCAGAATCTTTTATGAATTTACTTACTAGGAGCCAGAATAGGCCAATAAGCCCTTTGACTCTGctttgttcatggctgatctgattgcaaccttaatttcacatcatagatacaaaaaactgcagatgcccaatggcatgaatattcaGTTCtcccatttcaggtaaccctctcTCCATCCTCTTCTTCTACCCAGACCCTCCTCCCATTATCCCAGATCCCCCTTTCCTGGTTCTTCCATTCATTCTATCTTCCAAATCCATACCATCCCAGTTACCTCCCTCCTGTTtctcaccatctctgcagccattcACAATTTACATTCCAGACTTTATCTTCTATTCC from Pristis pectinata isolate sPriPec2 chromosome 4, sPriPec2.1.pri, whole genome shotgun sequence carries:
- the cxcl14 gene encoding C-X-C motif chemokine 14, with amino-acid sequence MRVHYKREELEGMRSELKSAEGRSYNTGEIRLVDIVIAPEYRPAMKGLMSAAFLLLLLVICSIDVEAYKCKCIRKRPKISYKDVQKVEIKARYPFCKEKMIYVTTARSRRQQYCLHPKLPSTRNLINHYTKWMTTHATYVE